A window of the Fusobacterium sp. SYSU M8D902 genome harbors these coding sequences:
- a CDS encoding ABC transporter substrate-binding protein yields MNLKKIFLGFLISISSFAYNNVNYIFDDGVYKKEITVTKAPKRAVTLAQFMTETLLALGLEDRMIGTALLNEEILPDYREAYSKIPELQMGEGHSISKESFIATDPDFVTGWEQSITEEATGSLDELEERGIVPFISSGLAPDATIESVYSDFILLGNIFEVPERAKSIVDKMKKEVATITEKTKNIKSKPRVLIYDSGEGEAFVGGSGLPNDLISLAGGDNIFKDLGQDYTTVSFESIAEKNPEIIVVTEYYSGITGDEKIKFLKNHPGLKDIDAIKNDRIYKIGLIDLAPGIRNSKSVEKLYNMFYGNDK; encoded by the coding sequence ATGAATTTAAAAAAGATATTTTTAGGATTTTTAATATCAATTTCAAGCTTTGCATATAATAACGTAAACTATATATTTGATGACGGTGTCTATAAAAAAGAGATCACAGTTACTAAAGCTCCTAAAAGAGCTGTAACCCTAGCACAATTTATGACAGAAACACTTTTAGCTCTAGGTTTAGAAGATAGAATGATTGGAACAGCTCTTCTAAATGAGGAGATACTTCCTGATTATAGAGAGGCTTATAGCAAAATTCCTGAACTTCAAATGGGAGAGGGGCACTCTATTTCAAAAGAGTCCTTCATTGCTACTGATCCAGACTTTGTAACAGGTTGGGAGCAATCAATTACTGAAGAAGCTACTGGTTCATTAGATGAATTAGAAGAGAGAGGAATAGTCCCATTTATTTCTAGTGGTTTAGCTCCTGATGCTACTATTGAAAGTGTTTACTCTGATTTCATCCTACTTGGAAATATATTTGAAGTGCCTGAAAGAGCTAAATCTATTGTAGATAAGATGAAAAAAGAGGTAGCAACAATAACAGAAAAAACAAAAAATATAAAAAGTAAGCCTAGAGTATTAATCTATGACTCTGGAGAGGGTGAAGCCTTTGTAGGTGGTTCAGGACTTCCTAATGATCTTATCTCTCTAGCTGGTGGAGATAATATATTTAAAGACTTAGGACAAGATTATACAACAGTATCTTTTGAAAGTATTGCTGAAAAAAATCCTGAAATAATAGTGGTAACAGAGTATTATTCTGGTATAACTGGAGATGAAAAGATCAAATTCTTAAAAAATCACCCTGGATTAAAAGATATAGATGCTATTAAAAATGATAGAATATATAAGATAGGTCTAATTGATCTTGCTCCAGGTATAAGAAATTCTAAGAGTGTAGAAAAACTATATAATATGTTTTATGGAAATGATAAATAA
- a CDS encoding urease accessory protein UreD has product MREKITVDDLRQNNLAGYTELILKRFPRRTGASKSYTVGAAKVSPAIYLDSDEIPCYYLIQLGGGYIEGEYYENQIKLLKDSHTILTTQAPNKVYKSENDIPSKQYTKIELEENSNLEFINDSVILYKDAVYEQKTEIFLEENSTLIYSDGITAGWSPDGKLFQYTSAKMKTDIYLQGEPIYLDNLKIVPQNYDVQSFGVLEGYKNFGTMLVISSKVDKELVKKIKELTKNLNLDVKFGISLLEKNGFVVRILGNLTQDIQKVIGTIHNFIRDEFFQLESLDLRKY; this is encoded by the coding sequence ATGAGAGAAAAAATCACAGTAGATGATTTAAGACAAAATAATCTTGCTGGTTATACCGAACTCATTTTAAAAAGATTTCCTAGAAGAACAGGGGCTAGTAAAAGCTATACTGTAGGAGCTGCAAAAGTATCTCCAGCTATATATTTAGATAGTGATGAGATACCTTGCTACTACTTAATACAATTAGGTGGTGGATATATTGAAGGAGAATACTATGAGAATCAGATCAAACTCTTGAAAGATAGTCATACTATCCTCACTACACAAGCTCCTAATAAAGTATATAAGAGTGAGAATGATATTCCTTCTAAACAGTATACAAAAATTGAACTTGAAGAGAATAGTAATTTAGAATTTATCAACGATAGTGTAATCTTATACAAAGATGCTGTCTATGAACAAAAAACAGAGATTTTTTTAGAGGAAAATAGTACACTTATATACTCTGATGGTATTACTGCTGGTTGGTCTCCAGATGGTAAACTTTTTCAATACACAAGTGCTAAAATGAAAACTGACATCTACTTACAGGGTGAACCTATCTATTTAGATAATTTAAAAATAGTTCCTCAAAACTATGATGTTCAGAGTTTTGGTGTTTTAGAAGGATATAAAAACTTTGGAACAATGCTTGTAATAAGTAGTAAGGTTGATAAAGAGTTGGTTAAAAAGATAAAAGAATTGACCAAAAATTTGAATTTAGATGTTAAATTTGGAATATCTCTTCTTGAAAAAAATGGATTTGTTGTCAGAATTCTTGGAAATCTTACTCAAGACATTCAAAAAGTCATTGGAACTATCCATAATTTTATAAGAGATGAATTTTTTCAACTAGAAAGTTTAGATTTAAGAAAATATTAG
- the ureG gene encoding urease accessory protein UreG → MEPVIIGVGGPVGSGKTLLIERVTRVMAKDYKIAVITNDIYTKEDAMFMVKNSVLPEDRIIGVETGGCPHTAIREDASMNFAAIDELKSRFDDLDIIFLESGGDNLAATFSPDLVDFSIYIIDVAQGEKIPRKAGQGMIKSDMFIINKIDLAPYVGANLDVMREDTKVFRKEKDFIFTNLKTDEGVNSVIQWIKSNCLLEGLK, encoded by the coding sequence ATGGAACCAGTTATAATAGGTGTTGGTGGACCAGTCGGTTCAGGAAAAACACTTCTTATTGAAAGAGTTACTAGAGTAATGGCAAAAGATTATAAGATTGCTGTTATTACAAACGATATATATACAAAAGAAGACGCAATGTTTATGGTAAAAAACTCTGTTTTACCTGAAGATAGAATAATCGGAGTAGAGACAGGTGGTTGTCCTCATACAGCTATAAGAGAGGACGCTTCTATGAACTTTGCAGCAATAGATGAATTAAAAAGTAGATTTGACGATTTAGATATAATATTTTTAGAAAGTGGTGGAGATAACCTAGCTGCTACTTTTAGTCCTGATCTAGTTGATTTCTCAATCTATATCATTGACGTGGCACAAGGGGAAAAAATCCCTAGAAAAGCTGGTCAAGGAATGATAAAAAGTGATATGTTCATTATAAATAAAATAGATTTAGCACCATATGTGGGAGCTAATCTTGATGTAATGAGAGAGGATACAAAAGTATTTAGAAAAGAAAAGGATTTTATCTTTACAAACTTAAAAACTGATGAAGGTGTTAACAGTGTTATTCAATGGATAAAATCTAACTGTCTTTTAGAGGGGTTAAAATAA
- a CDS encoding urease accessory protein UreF, producing MLTTATKMRFLSILQICDSNFPVGSFNHSFGMETYLRDGQICDSQTLKLWLNSYLEHQFIYSDGFAIRLVYEYLKDNQLDQIWQLDRMLTVQNSAKESRYGAKLVGQRMIKTYLELYDIPLLREYEKRIKGKLSFGSPSIATAILMYNLEISMEEALTYYMYSTVSTLIQNGVRAIPLGQKDGLLIMKEFFEIFENLVEKIKKLDFDDFGLTVPGLEISQINHEGLIFRLFMS from the coding sequence ATGTTGACCACAGCCACTAAAATGAGATTTTTAAGCATCTTACAAATTTGTGATTCAAATTTTCCTGTTGGTTCTTTTAATCACTCTTTTGGAATGGAAACCTATCTGAGAGATGGACAGATATGTGATAGTCAAACTCTTAAACTTTGGTTAAACTCATATTTAGAACATCAATTTATTTATTCTGATGGATTTGCTATCAGACTTGTATATGAGTATTTAAAGGATAATCAGCTTGATCAGATCTGGCAATTAGATAGAATGCTAACAGTTCAAAATAGTGCAAAAGAGAGTAGATATGGAGCTAAACTTGTTGGTCAAAGAATGATAAAAACTTATTTGGAACTGTATGATATTCCTTTATTGAGAGAGTATGAAAAGAGAATCAAAGGGAAATTATCATTTGGTAGTCCTAGCATAGCTACAGCTATTTTGATGTACAATCTAGAGATCTCTATGGAGGAAGCTTTAACATACTATATGTATAGTACAGTGTCAACTTTAATCCAAAATGGAGTGAGAGCAATTCCGTTGGGACAAAAAGATGGACTTTTAATAATGAAAGAATTTTTTGAGATTTTTGAAAATTTAGTAGAAAAAATAAAAAAATTAGATTTTGATGATTTTGGACTAACAGTACCAGGATTAGAGATTTCACAAATAAATCACGAAGGTTTAATATTTAGACTTTTTATGTCTTAA
- a CDS encoding urease accessory protein UreE, which translates to MILDKILGNIKDLDMHHDECEHHHHDEQHIHIERIYLESDELLKRVLRVTSDHGNEYGISLPKGSEMRDGDILFNDGHNMVIISVKEDDVLVITPRDINEMGEVAHNLGNKHLPVQIEDGKIIIQYDYLVEKFLMDIKVQFERKNMKLKQAFRHVDHSH; encoded by the coding sequence TATGCACCATGATGAGTGTGAACATCATCACCATGATGAGCAACACATACATATAGAGAGAATATATCTAGAGAGTGATGAGCTTTTAAAGAGAGTTTTAAGAGTTACATCTGATCATGGAAATGAGTATGGTATCTCACTTCCTAAAGGGAGCGAAATGAGAGATGGGGATATTCTTTTTAATGATGGACACAATATGGTAATCATCTCTGTAAAAGAAGATGATGTACTTGTAATCACTCCTAGAGATATAAATGAGATGGGAGAGGTTGCTCATAATCTTGGAAACAAACATCTACCTGTACAAATAGAAGATGGAAAAATTATAATCCAATATGATTATTTAGTAGAAAAATTCTTAATGGATATAAAAGTTCAATTTGAAAGAAAAAATATGAAGTTAAAGCAGGCATTTAGACATGTTGACCACAGCCACTAA